One region of Luteolibacter rhizosphaerae genomic DNA includes:
- a CDS encoding TIGR03790 family protein produces MIRQIGLLMCLIPALQAAPAVPVPESVAVLYNSSSSESKAIATYYAEARKIPEENLVGLPMPEKEEVSREEFNTRILEPLKAEYDKRGWWKRQEHEGKLIPISKKIRVIACIYGVPSRVAAQPNDPKMVPGGAPPLNTTEAAVDSELALIGNEDLPLPNALINRYFKQDLSVFDTNMSTTLVGRIDGPSRAICERMIRDAVEVEKTGLWGMAVIDIAKKYTNTELGDPWLESIARANRETGIPTLVDRFQDTLPTNFPLRDVVSYYGWYDWNVSGPFLNPTFRFKKGAVAVHLHSFSAAQLRDPGKNWCAPLLARGAAATLGNVHEPYLEMTHHFDIFQARLKAGYTLVEAAYMAVPVMSWQNVVLGDPLYRPYLHIDGTGDKAEADREYRAIRLATMRWQNDPRQLDAMLREGADRLKSGVIMESLGLMKTEQRMTAEAAVDFQRAKVYYTAAPDRLRMDLHIAAIDRAGGRNDSAISILRGARTLYANLPEAVAAQAWLNVIDPPSPPPAQPKK; encoded by the coding sequence GTGATTCGCCAGATCGGTCTTTTGATGTGTCTTATCCCGGCCTTGCAGGCAGCTCCTGCGGTGCCGGTTCCGGAGAGCGTCGCGGTCCTCTACAACTCCTCATCGTCGGAATCGAAAGCCATCGCCACCTACTACGCGGAGGCGCGGAAGATCCCCGAGGAGAACTTGGTCGGGCTCCCGATGCCCGAAAAAGAGGAAGTCAGCCGCGAGGAGTTTAATACCAGAATTCTCGAACCGCTGAAAGCCGAGTATGACAAGCGCGGCTGGTGGAAGCGCCAAGAGCACGAAGGGAAACTGATCCCGATAAGCAAGAAGATCCGGGTCATCGCCTGCATCTACGGCGTGCCCAGCCGTGTCGCGGCCCAGCCTAACGATCCGAAGATGGTGCCGGGCGGCGCGCCCCCCCTCAACACCACCGAAGCCGCCGTGGACTCCGAGCTTGCCTTGATCGGCAACGAGGATCTGCCGCTCCCGAACGCGCTCATCAACAGGTATTTCAAGCAGGACCTCTCGGTCTTCGACACGAACATGTCCACCACCTTGGTGGGACGTATTGATGGACCCTCGCGCGCGATTTGCGAACGCATGATCCGCGATGCGGTCGAAGTGGAGAAGACCGGGCTCTGGGGCATGGCGGTGATCGATATCGCAAAGAAATACACCAACACCGAATTGGGAGATCCGTGGCTGGAGTCCATTGCCCGTGCTAACCGCGAGACAGGCATCCCGACACTCGTCGATCGCTTTCAAGATACGCTGCCGACCAACTTCCCGCTGCGCGATGTCGTCTCCTATTATGGCTGGTACGATTGGAATGTCAGCGGCCCTTTCCTCAATCCCACCTTCCGGTTCAAGAAAGGAGCCGTCGCGGTGCACCTTCACTCCTTCAGCGCGGCACAGCTGCGGGATCCCGGCAAGAACTGGTGCGCACCCCTGCTCGCACGCGGTGCCGCCGCCACTCTCGGTAACGTGCATGAGCCGTATCTGGAGATGACCCATCACTTCGACATCTTCCAGGCGCGCCTGAAGGCGGGCTATACCTTGGTGGAGGCGGCTTATATGGCGGTGCCGGTGATGTCTTGGCAGAATGTAGTTCTCGGCGATCCTCTCTACCGCCCCTACCTCCACATCGACGGTACCGGCGACAAGGCTGAAGCCGACCGCGAGTATCGCGCCATCCGACTGGCCACGATGCGCTGGCAGAACGATCCGCGCCAGCTCGATGCCATGCTGCGGGAGGGTGCGGACCGGCTGAAGAGCGGCGTGATCATGGAGAGCCTCGGGCTCATGAAGACGGAGCAACGGATGACGGCGGAAGCGGCCGTGGATTTCCAGCGCGCCAAGGTCTACTACACCGCCGCTCCCGACCGCCTGCGGATGGACCTCCACATCGCCGCGATCGACCGCGCGGGCGGGCGGAATGATTCCGCCATCAGCATCCTGCGCGGAGCGAGGACTCTCTACGCGAATCTGCCTGAAGCCGTCGCGGCCCAAGCTTGGCTGAATGTCATCGATCCACCCTCCCCGCCGCCGGCACAGCCGAAGAAGTGA
- the recN gene encoding DNA repair protein RecN, protein MLTLLKIRNLALVDELVWELGPGLVGVTGETGAGKSVIVGALKLVLGERADKSLIRTGEDICTVEAVFELSDSAEIDAALAEGGLDPCEDGSLIVRRVIGQSANRQFVNDSPVTLGLLKRLGEHLVDLHGPHDHQSLLSTERQLSMLDAYAGSDASLESYRAAWRAWRDKEAELADLRVAETASTQELDLLRHQVTEIDAAQLKPEEEDEIADRYRRASNASRLVELSGAAAAALGEDEAGVLKRLLEVQRLVRDLEKLDPGIRERTQGLEGAVMELQELERSLADYAEDLDIDPAEASRLEDRVNLFETLKRKYGGDLAAVLAQRDRAAARLDAVENRGERLEQLAAEAVQLREATDRAGLAVSAKRKKAAPKLAKEIASQLKDLGFKQSSFELQVTSNKEPGASGLEGIDFLFGPNPGEPLQPLRQIASSGEISRVMLAVKSALADQDATPLMVFDEIDANVGGEIARAVGRKMATLGARHQVVAITHFPQVAALAARHYVVEKEVAGGRTRSRMFPVNGENRISELVRMLGGGGESARAMAASLLAEA, encoded by the coding sequence ATGCTCACCCTGCTCAAAATCCGTAACCTCGCCCTCGTGGATGAACTCGTTTGGGAACTCGGTCCCGGCCTTGTCGGCGTGACCGGGGAAACGGGCGCGGGAAAGTCTGTCATCGTCGGCGCCCTCAAACTAGTGCTCGGCGAGCGCGCCGACAAATCCCTGATCCGCACCGGGGAGGACATCTGCACGGTGGAAGCGGTCTTCGAGCTGAGCGATTCCGCGGAGATCGATGCGGCGCTGGCCGAGGGCGGGCTGGATCCCTGCGAGGATGGCTCGCTGATCGTGCGCCGGGTGATCGGGCAGAGCGCGAACCGGCAGTTCGTGAACGATTCGCCGGTGACGCTGGGCCTGCTGAAGCGGCTGGGCGAGCATCTGGTGGACCTGCACGGTCCCCATGATCACCAGTCCCTGCTTTCCACGGAGCGCCAGCTTTCGATGCTGGATGCCTATGCGGGCAGTGATGCCTCGCTCGAGTCCTACCGGGCCGCATGGCGGGCTTGGCGTGACAAGGAGGCGGAATTGGCAGACCTGCGGGTGGCCGAAACCGCGAGCACGCAGGAGCTGGATCTGCTGCGGCACCAGGTCACCGAGATCGATGCGGCGCAACTCAAGCCGGAGGAGGAAGACGAGATCGCCGACCGTTACCGGCGGGCGAGCAACGCGAGCCGCCTGGTCGAGCTTTCCGGTGCGGCGGCTGCAGCACTGGGCGAAGACGAGGCCGGGGTGCTGAAACGCCTGCTAGAGGTGCAGCGTCTGGTCCGGGATCTGGAGAAGCTGGATCCGGGCATCCGCGAGCGCACGCAGGGGCTGGAAGGGGCCGTGATGGAACTTCAGGAGCTGGAGCGGTCCTTGGCCGATTACGCGGAGGATCTCGACATCGACCCGGCGGAGGCTTCTCGCCTGGAGGATCGGGTGAATCTTTTCGAAACGTTGAAGCGGAAGTATGGCGGCGATCTGGCCGCGGTGCTGGCACAGCGGGATCGCGCGGCGGCGCGCCTCGATGCGGTGGAGAACCGCGGCGAGCGCTTGGAGCAGCTTGCCGCGGAGGCGGTGCAGTTGCGCGAAGCGACCGACAGGGCTGGCTTGGCCGTTTCCGCAAAACGCAAGAAGGCCGCCCCGAAGCTGGCGAAGGAGATTGCCTCGCAGCTCAAGGATCTCGGCTTCAAGCAGTCTTCCTTCGAGCTACAGGTGACGTCGAACAAGGAGCCGGGTGCTTCCGGCTTGGAAGGTATCGACTTCCTCTTCGGGCCGAATCCCGGCGAGCCCTTGCAACCGCTGCGGCAGATCGCTTCCAGCGGTGAGATCAGCCGTGTGATGCTGGCGGTGAAGAGCGCCTTGGCGGATCAGGATGCCACCCCGCTGATGGTTTTCGACGAGATCGATGCAAACGTGGGGGGCGAGATCGCCCGCGCGGTCGGCCGGAAGATGGCCACGCTGGGTGCGAGGCACCAAGTGGTGGCGATCACGCACTTCCCGCAGGTCGCGGCGCTCGCGGCGCGGCACTATGTGGTGGAGAAGGAAGTGGCCGGCGGCCGGACCCGCTCGCGGATGTTCCCGGTGAATGGGGAGAACCGGATTTCCGAGCTCGTCCGCATGCTGGGCGGAGGTGGGGAATCCGCCCGCGCGATGGCGGCCAGCCTGCTGGCGGAGGCCTGA
- a CDS encoding DUF2851 family protein — protein MDYRGLLDSVHGASALAEPGRAPLPPELELQALWFAGAFGRDFVDGAGKAVRIVQFGEWNRSAGPDFLHTSVEIAGELGQGAIELDQRASDWEGHGHGADPAFGSTVLHVVFQSGGTESFTRTHEHREVPRVTITAAQLEEALMRPQRETAIARPGRCVHPLAAMSPVAVSALILEAATHRARLKAARFLRTADVHGPDAALYHAVAETLGYRANTLPMRLLAQRMPLSAVREAGVDAEALLFGAAGFLAPDLHEKAPADTREHLRTLWDTWWKARGRWESSHKLPWKAAGQRPANHPHRRVAALAALAKNWSKFRKLAFSQPLDVKGLGDFLAKLADPFWTHRHTLSSTNSARPVALFGGDKLTELLANHLFPLALHEGQAFADYLKVPAGARNEKVKRCAIRLFGSEEAAAPWLKKAAHHQALLQIYADFCLEDSSDCADCPFPEQLMQWRPKADG, from the coding sequence ATGGATTACCGCGGACTGCTCGATAGCGTGCACGGGGCATCCGCGCTTGCGGAGCCGGGACGTGCTCCTCTTCCGCCGGAGTTGGAATTACAGGCGCTTTGGTTTGCGGGGGCATTCGGGCGCGACTTCGTGGACGGCGCCGGGAAGGCGGTGCGAATCGTTCAATTCGGCGAGTGGAACCGCTCGGCCGGACCGGACTTCCTTCACACCTCCGTGGAGATCGCTGGAGAACTCGGGCAGGGAGCAATCGAGCTGGACCAGCGGGCCAGCGACTGGGAGGGACACGGGCATGGGGCCGACCCCGCATTCGGCAGCACGGTGCTCCATGTCGTTTTTCAATCGGGTGGTACAGAGAGCTTCACCCGCACGCATGAGCACCGCGAGGTGCCGCGGGTAACGATCACGGCGGCGCAGTTGGAAGAGGCGCTGATGCGACCGCAGCGCGAGACGGCGATCGCGCGGCCGGGGCGCTGCGTCCATCCGCTGGCGGCGATGTCGCCGGTGGCGGTTTCAGCGCTGATCCTCGAAGCCGCGACGCACCGGGCGAGGCTGAAGGCGGCGCGCTTCCTACGCACGGCGGATGTGCACGGTCCGGATGCGGCGCTGTATCATGCGGTGGCGGAGACGCTCGGCTACCGGGCGAACACGCTGCCGATGCGCTTGCTGGCGCAACGGATGCCGCTGAGCGCGGTGCGAGAGGCGGGTGTCGATGCGGAGGCACTGCTTTTCGGGGCAGCTGGATTCCTGGCTCCGGATTTGCATGAGAAGGCCCCGGCTGACACCCGCGAGCATTTGCGAACTTTGTGGGACACCTGGTGGAAAGCCCGGGGCCGCTGGGAATCCTCCCACAAGCTGCCATGGAAAGCCGCGGGCCAACGGCCGGCAAACCATCCTCACCGCCGGGTTGCCGCACTCGCTGCTCTAGCAAAGAACTGGTCGAAGTTCCGCAAGCTGGCCTTCTCGCAACCTCTCGATGTGAAGGGTCTCGGCGACTTCCTTGCCAAGCTGGCGGATCCATTCTGGACCCATCGCCACACGCTCTCCTCCACGAACTCGGCGCGGCCGGTCGCGCTCTTTGGCGGCGACAAGCTCACCGAGTTGCTCGCCAATCACCTGTTCCCGCTCGCGCTGCACGAGGGCCAAGCCTTCGCCGACTACCTGAAGGTTCCCGCAGGGGCCCGCAATGAGAAGGTCAAGCGCTGTGCGATCCGGCTCTTCGGCAGCGAGGAGGCTGCCGCGCCCTGGCTGAAGAAGGCCGCACATCATCAAGCGCTGCTCCAGATCTATGCGGACTTCTGCCTGGAGGATTCCAGCGATTGCGCCGACTGCCCCTTCCCGGAACAGTTGATGCAATGGAGGCCGAAAGCGGACGGTTGA
- a CDS encoding type II toxin-antitoxin system PrlF family antitoxin produces MTHSTLTSKNQTTIPKAVIKALNLRPTDQLIYEIEPDGRVMLSAKTGTFASVAEELVPKGRKSGARTVEQMKAAVKSMARKRMNRLKE; encoded by the coding sequence GTGACGCATTCGACCCTTACGAGTAAGAATCAGACCACGATCCCGAAAGCGGTGATCAAGGCGCTGAATCTGCGGCCGACCGACCAGCTCATCTATGAGATCGAGCCGGACGGAAGGGTGATGCTCTCGGCGAAGACCGGAACCTTCGCCAGCGTGGCGGAAGAGCTGGTGCCCAAGGGCCGGAAGAGCGGGGCGCGGACCGTGGAGCAGATGAAGGCTGCGGTGAAATCGATGGCACGGAAGAGGATGAATCGTTTGAAGGAATGA
- a CDS encoding PIN domain-containing protein, translated as MTALDTNVIVRYLTQDDEEQFTKVLKLLSKPKAVFFVCDIVLVETDWVLRELYDWSGNDVAEAYSRLATIPNLIFESESRLRSALKAVRDGADLSDELIVRSSREQGAKELCTFDKGILKRHKTFARLP; from the coding sequence ATGACCGCACTCGATACCAACGTAATCGTGCGCTACCTGACGCAGGACGACGAAGAGCAGTTCACCAAGGTTCTTAAACTCCTGAGCAAGCCGAAGGCGGTCTTCTTTGTCTGCGATATCGTGCTGGTGGAGACGGACTGGGTGCTACGCGAATTGTACGATTGGTCGGGAAACGATGTCGCCGAGGCTTATTCCCGGCTGGCGACGATTCCCAATCTCATCTTCGAGAGCGAGAGCCGCTTGAGATCCGCTTTGAAGGCTGTACGCGACGGGGCAGACTTGTCCGACGAGTTGATCGTGCGCAGCTCACGGGAGCAGGGTGCGAAGGAGCTTTGCACCTTCGACAAAGGAATCCTGAAAAGGCATAAGACTTTTGCCCGCTTGCCTTGA
- a CDS encoding FG-GAP repeat domain-containing protein, protein MKPHAILLPAGLLAATFTLAKTPTGKPWAKQVVTPEFLSEGIAAADIDGDGKKDLVAGAFWFKGPDFTERKQYRPGAATTIEAYMEDSFLAWAGDITGDGKNDILMARHPGRGIDLYVNPGKADGEWAAHRVMAQAATESPIWVDLDGDGKNEIVCMEDGKFGYGKVDWSNPTKPWTFVAVSKEKRSDSPYVHGLGAGDLSGDGKPDIVEKQGWYEQPAKAGEEWVWHKEEFAGPGGAQMLVYDFDGDRDNDMVTSIDGHGYGLAWFENKKVSGKVTFIRHEILPTDPAKTGPNGLQFSQLHALDMGDFDKDGRMDFITGKRFWAHMANDPGAKDPALAVVFFNRKDGSGVKWEPQVLDSDSGVGCQVLADDLDGDGMLEFVAGSKKGVHVIRR, encoded by the coding sequence ATGAAACCCCATGCCATCCTGCTGCCGGCCGGTCTGTTAGCCGCCACCTTCACGCTTGCGAAGACGCCGACCGGCAAGCCATGGGCGAAGCAGGTGGTGACGCCTGAATTCCTGAGCGAAGGGATCGCCGCGGCGGACATCGATGGCGACGGGAAGAAGGACCTCGTGGCAGGAGCCTTCTGGTTCAAAGGCCCGGATTTCACGGAGCGCAAGCAGTACCGCCCGGGGGCCGCAACGACCATCGAGGCCTACATGGAAGACTCCTTCCTAGCTTGGGCGGGCGACATCACGGGCGACGGCAAAAATGACATTCTGATGGCCCGCCATCCCGGCCGCGGGATCGATCTCTACGTGAACCCGGGCAAGGCGGACGGCGAGTGGGCCGCGCACCGGGTGATGGCGCAGGCAGCGACGGAGAGCCCGATCTGGGTGGACCTGGATGGCGACGGGAAGAACGAGATCGTCTGCATGGAGGATGGCAAGTTCGGCTACGGCAAGGTCGATTGGTCGAACCCGACGAAGCCATGGACCTTCGTGGCGGTCTCGAAGGAGAAGCGCAGCGATTCCCCGTATGTCCATGGACTCGGCGCAGGTGATCTGAGCGGCGACGGCAAGCCGGACATCGTGGAGAAGCAGGGCTGGTATGAGCAACCGGCGAAGGCGGGCGAGGAGTGGGTCTGGCACAAGGAAGAATTCGCCGGACCGGGTGGGGCGCAGATGCTCGTGTACGACTTCGATGGCGATCGCGACAATGACATGGTCACGAGCATCGATGGCCACGGTTACGGGCTGGCATGGTTCGAGAACAAGAAGGTGAGCGGCAAGGTGACTTTCATCCGCCACGAGATCTTGCCGACCGATCCGGCGAAGACCGGCCCCAACGGCCTTCAGTTCAGCCAACTCCACGCGCTCGACATGGGAGACTTCGACAAGGACGGCCGGATGGACTTCATCACCGGCAAGCGCTTCTGGGCCCACATGGCGAACGACCCGGGCGCGAAGGATCCGGCGCTTGCCGTGGTCTTCTTCAATCGCAAGGACGGATCCGGTGTGAAGTGGGAACCTCAGGTGCTCGATAGCGATTCAGGCGTGGGCTGCCAGGTGCTGGCGGACGACCTGGATGGCGACGGGATGCTGGAATTCGTAGCGGGGAGCAAGAAGGGCGTGCATGTGATCCGGCGGTGA
- a CDS encoding RNA polymerase sigma factor, translating into MPRSTGEHAELLELFLATRDQRAFAELAGAHLGLVYAAALRITRAADLAQEVSQTVLIKLASLQRTPGVSLQIWLHRITRSAAIDLVRAEERRRRRESVAATLAEAPTDAPDADSLWVKISPLIDEVIAQLPARDRELILSRFFSDCSHGSMARTLGMTEDAVRMRLKRAMNKMRVLLERRGITTSAALLALCLPARASSPLPLGVLAHVSQVSVPPPGPWLVALRSFFTLRLASPAPAMALVACMLIGLTGLQNSPTAAEASTLQMLPAPPEQAAEPERETASSSTLPLKGFEPSPAEDIEMWYPAPQLEVALRLAEPDPASLLV; encoded by the coding sequence ATGCCGAGGAGCACCGGGGAGCACGCCGAACTGCTGGAGCTGTTCCTAGCGACCCGTGATCAGCGAGCCTTCGCCGAGCTGGCGGGTGCTCATCTGGGTCTGGTCTATGCAGCGGCGCTTCGGATCACGCGGGCTGCGGATCTGGCGCAGGAGGTTTCGCAGACGGTGCTGATCAAGCTCGCCTCGTTGCAGCGTACCCCCGGGGTCTCCCTCCAGATCTGGCTACACCGGATCACACGCTCCGCGGCGATCGACCTGGTCCGAGCGGAGGAACGGCGGCGACGGCGGGAATCCGTGGCGGCGACGCTGGCGGAGGCACCGACCGACGCGCCTGATGCGGATAGTCTCTGGGTCAAGATTTCGCCGCTGATCGATGAAGTGATCGCGCAACTGCCCGCGCGCGACCGCGAGCTGATCCTCTCCCGTTTCTTCAGCGATTGCTCCCACGGCAGCATGGCCCGGACCCTGGGGATGACGGAGGACGCGGTGCGCATGCGCCTGAAGCGGGCGATGAACAAGATGCGCGTGCTGCTGGAGCGGCGCGGCATCACGACCTCCGCCGCGCTGCTCGCACTCTGCTTGCCTGCCCGTGCGAGCTCCCCTCTCCCGCTTGGAGTGCTGGCGCACGTATCCCAGGTGAGCGTGCCGCCGCCCGGACCGTGGCTGGTGGCGCTCCGTTCCTTTTTCACGCTACGGTTGGCAAGTCCGGCTCCGGCGATGGCACTGGTGGCCTGCATGCTGATCGGGCTGACGGGCCTGCAAAATTCTCCGACCGCGGCGGAGGCAAGCACGCTGCAAATGCTGCCCGCCCCGCCGGAGCAAGCGGCTGAGCCGGAGCGTGAGACGGCGAGCAGTTCCACGCTTCCGCTGAAGGGCTTCGAGCCCTCTCCTGCCGAGGATATCGAGATGTGGTATCCGGCCCCGCAACTGGAAGTAGCACTCCGGCTCGCCGAGCCGGACCCTGCGAGCTTGCTCGTCTAA
- a CDS encoding MBL fold metallo-hydrolase encodes MAADFKLTFLGTGTSVGVPVIGCPCRVCHSEDPRDKRTRSSVHVRCGDISVLVDSGPDLRAQALREGLTKVDAVIYTHAHVDHVVGFDELRAFCWHRESPLPLHATPETMGVLKRMFGWAFSTENVFRGYIKPDPQLIDGPFSVGDLRITPLPVQHANADTVGFLFEPPEGPKVAYIPDVKHVPPATMNLLEGADILIIDALREQPHPTHLSTEEALAIITECGVPRAWLTHLSHENPHSELEAILPSGVLVAHDGLKIRA; translated from the coding sequence ATGGCGGCGGATTTCAAACTGACCTTTCTTGGCACCGGAACCTCGGTGGGCGTGCCGGTGATCGGTTGTCCGTGCCGGGTTTGTCACTCGGAGGATCCCCGTGACAAGCGCACCCGTTCCTCCGTCCACGTCCGCTGCGGGGACATTTCCGTGCTGGTCGACTCCGGACCCGACCTCCGTGCCCAGGCGCTCCGCGAGGGCCTGACCAAGGTGGATGCCGTGATCTACACCCACGCCCACGTCGATCACGTGGTCGGCTTCGACGAATTGCGCGCCTTCTGCTGGCACCGCGAGTCCCCGCTCCCCCTCCACGCCACCCCTGAAACCATGGGCGTGCTCAAGCGCATGTTCGGCTGGGCCTTTTCCACCGAGAACGTTTTCCGTGGCTATATCAAACCGGACCCTCAACTGATCGACGGCCCCTTCTCCGTGGGCGACCTGCGCATCACCCCCCTGCCGGTCCAGCACGCGAACGCCGATACCGTCGGCTTCCTCTTCGAGCCCCCCGAAGGCCCCAAGGTGGCATATATTCCCGATGTGAAACATGTGCCACCGGCCACCATGAATCTGTTAGAGGGCGCGGACATCCTGATCATCGACGCCCTCCGGGAACAGCCCCACCCCACCCACCTCTCCACCGAGGAAGCCCTCGCCATCATCACCGAATGCGGTGTTCCACGGGCCTGGCTCACTCACCTGAGCCACGAAAACCCCCACTCCGAGCTCGAAGCGATCCTCCCCTCTGGCGTGCTGGTCGCCCATGACGGCCTGAAGATCCGCGCCTGA
- the dprA gene encoding DNA-processing protein DprA: MHSFLALNSLPKIGPIRIRRLLDHFGDAEAVLAARKDALLRVDGINEEQASIVSRWQDFVDPAKELAEVQQRGFSILTADDEAFPEALREAYDSPLLLYVWGKLDARDRHAIGIVGTRRCTMYGMNATKLISFQLAHAGFTIVSGLARGVDTVAHEAALAAKGRTIAVLGSGLAKVWPTENLALAEKIASGNGAVVSEFPLHTTPDKQTFPQRNRIVAAWSQALVVTECARKSGSLITANLAGDYGRPVYAVPGPIDQESSAGCNQLIREGATLITSGGDILEDLSELPLAMGDQPELPLMPKVAMPDLPRDEAIVFAALGEGEAGVDRLIENTGLPAPVVATTLMKLEMRKLVRALPGFRYVKR, from the coding sequence ATGCATTCCTTCCTCGCCCTTAACTCGCTGCCGAAGATCGGACCGATCCGGATCCGGCGCTTGCTGGATCATTTCGGCGATGCCGAGGCGGTACTGGCGGCGCGCAAGGATGCACTCTTGAGGGTTGATGGGATCAACGAGGAACAGGCCAGCATCGTCAGCCGCTGGCAGGACTTCGTGGACCCGGCGAAGGAGCTGGCGGAAGTGCAGCAGCGCGGCTTTTCGATTCTAACAGCGGATGACGAGGCCTTCCCCGAGGCGCTGCGCGAGGCCTACGATTCGCCGCTGCTCTTGTATGTCTGGGGTAAGCTGGATGCACGGGATCGCCACGCCATCGGTATCGTCGGCACCCGGCGCTGCACGATGTACGGGATGAATGCCACCAAGCTGATCTCCTTCCAGCTCGCGCATGCGGGATTCACCATCGTGTCCGGATTGGCGCGCGGGGTGGATACGGTGGCGCACGAAGCGGCGCTGGCAGCGAAGGGCAGGACGATCGCGGTACTGGGCTCCGGGCTCGCGAAGGTATGGCCCACCGAGAACCTGGCGCTGGCGGAGAAGATCGCGAGCGGGAACGGAGCCGTGGTCTCGGAGTTCCCGCTCCACACCACGCCGGACAAACAGACCTTCCCGCAGCGGAACCGGATCGTGGCAGCTTGGTCGCAGGCGCTGGTGGTCACGGAGTGCGCGCGCAAGTCCGGCTCTCTCATCACCGCGAATCTTGCCGGAGACTACGGACGTCCGGTCTATGCCGTGCCGGGGCCGATCGACCAAGAGAGTTCCGCGGGCTGCAACCAGCTCATCCGCGAGGGAGCCACGCTGATCACCAGCGGTGGGGATATCCTGGAAGATCTCTCGGAGTTGCCACTGGCAATGGGAGACCAGCCCGAGCTGCCGCTGATGCCGAAGGTGGCGATGCCAGATCTGCCTCGCGACGAGGCCATCGTCTTCGCGGCACTAGGCGAGGGTGAGGCGGGGGTCGATCGTCTGATCGAGAATACCGGGCTACCGGCTCCGGTGGTGGCGACCACGCTGATGAAGCTGGAGATGCGCAAGCTGGTGCGGGCGCTCCCGGGTTTCCGTTATGTGAAACGGTGA
- a CDS encoding DUF5808 domain-containing protein encodes MKLSELNEIHASPASWKAGFFYYAPGDPRLVVRKRLASLGWTLNFARPMALPFLLGTVGMFLAGIYGLASADLSNEVKWVTTLGLLGSLIFIWSWMANPRRYVD; translated from the coding sequence ATGAAACTGAGTGAACTGAACGAGATCCATGCTTCGCCCGCGAGTTGGAAGGCGGGCTTCTTCTACTACGCGCCGGGCGATCCGCGGTTGGTGGTGAGGAAGCGGCTGGCTTCGCTCGGATGGACCCTGAACTTTGCCCGGCCGATGGCGCTGCCATTCCTGTTAGGTACGGTAGGTATGTTCTTGGCAGGAATCTATGGTTTGGCTTCGGCGGACTTGTCGAATGAAGTGAAGTGGGTGACGACCCTCGGGTTGCTAGGCTCCTTGATCTTCATCTGGTCGTGGATGGCGAATCCGCGGCGCTACGTGGATTGA
- a CDS encoding ATP-dependent zinc protease family protein: MKRKPRSFKATPQQVDAPSGQLARELGLPWKQVGMPRLVLGRREWIGLPELGVGPLNSKTDTGARTSSLHAEEIQVTPDGQHVYFVTSDHYGRRVTCETPIVRSTKVKSSTGVSRRRYVIETEAMLAGGFAWRIRLTLANRKDMRSPLLLGRQALSGYFLIDPQGNHLKGALRDLEAHFPGCQRP, translated from the coding sequence ATGAAACGCAAGCCCCGCAGCTTCAAGGCCACACCTCAACAGGTGGATGCTCCTTCGGGCCAACTGGCGCGGGAGCTCGGGCTGCCGTGGAAGCAGGTCGGGATGCCGCGGCTGGTGCTGGGCCGTCGCGAGTGGATCGGCCTGCCGGAACTGGGCGTGGGGCCGCTGAACTCGAAGACCGATACCGGTGCCCGGACTTCCAGCCTGCATGCGGAGGAGATCCAGGTCACCCCGGATGGCCAGCATGTCTATTTCGTCACCAGCGATCACTATGGCCGGCGTGTCACCTGCGAGACGCCGATCGTGAGATCGACCAAAGTGAAGAGTTCCACCGGCGTGTCACGGCGACGATATGTGATCGAGACGGAAGCCATGCTCGCCGGCGGGTTCGCCTGGCGGATCCGGCTCACGCTGGCGAATCGGAAAGACATGCGGAGCCCTCTTCTTTTAGGGAGGCAGGCCCTCTCTGGATATTTTCTGATTGACCCGCAGGGGAATCACTTGAAGGGAGCGCTGCGCGATCTCGAAGCGCACTTCCCCGGCTGCCAACGCCCATGA